From one Leifsonia soli genomic stretch:
- a CDS encoding bifunctional phosphatase PAP2/diacylglycerol kinase family protein codes for MAASRRRPRSRPSRRPHRRLSLPARVKRWDARVASRINARTTGAVSDGFWRGLTRAANHGTLWFAAASVLVALGRPRAAARGLASLGLASLVANLVGKRLVGGDRPALTSIPLARRLERSPTSPSFPSGHTASAAAFATGVALEWPAAGAALAPLAAGVGYSRLHTGAHWLSDVVGGAAIGAGAAVGVKLLTPAVKPAVRRDPPTARMIDLPATGTGEGVFIVVNPGSGRGMGGPQPGPLLRERLPQAEVHELADGDDIGDVIERRLAAETPPTVLGVSGGDGTVAAVAQRARAAGLPLLVFPGGTFNHFAKAALLDSMDATLRALAAGSGREVDVADLTFGTGETITVLNTASVGLYPAFVEEREKHEKRLGKPIAALIAAIRVVRRGDPLEVEIDGRTRTVWSVFVGVDRYYPVAVAPIERRRLDDHLLDVRILFADGKPRSRGAVALAFGGRTDALVARMPFLQGPPALEARTVEEITIAARGDDPGYAHDGEASTETPGEPRRITLRVRPAALTVYSPRE; via the coding sequence ATGGCAGCATCCCGTCGACGCCCCCGGTCCCGCCCGTCGCGCCGCCCTCACCGGCGCCTCTCGCTCCCCGCCCGCGTGAAGCGCTGGGATGCGAGAGTCGCCTCGCGCATCAACGCGCGCACGACGGGGGCGGTGTCGGACGGGTTCTGGCGCGGGCTCACCCGCGCGGCCAACCACGGCACGCTGTGGTTCGCCGCTGCGTCCGTGCTGGTCGCCCTGGGCCGCCCGCGCGCGGCGGCGCGGGGGCTCGCCTCGCTCGGGCTCGCCAGCCTCGTCGCCAACCTGGTGGGGAAGCGCCTGGTCGGCGGCGACCGGCCGGCGCTCACCTCCATCCCGCTCGCCCGGCGGCTGGAGCGTTCCCCCACCTCGCCGTCGTTCCCGTCGGGGCACACGGCGAGCGCCGCCGCCTTCGCGACCGGCGTCGCCCTGGAGTGGCCGGCCGCCGGCGCGGCACTCGCGCCGCTGGCTGCCGGGGTCGGGTACTCGCGCCTGCACACCGGTGCGCACTGGCTCTCCGATGTGGTGGGAGGCGCCGCGATCGGCGCAGGGGCCGCGGTCGGGGTGAAGCTGCTCACCCCCGCGGTGAAGCCGGCCGTGCGCCGCGACCCACCGACCGCGCGGATGATCGACCTCCCGGCGACCGGGACCGGGGAGGGCGTGTTCATCGTGGTGAATCCCGGTTCCGGGCGCGGGATGGGCGGCCCGCAACCCGGTCCGCTGCTGCGGGAGCGTCTTCCGCAGGCGGAGGTCCACGAGCTGGCCGACGGCGACGACATCGGCGACGTCATCGAACGGCGGCTCGCCGCGGAGACCCCGCCGACCGTGCTCGGCGTCTCCGGCGGCGACGGAACGGTCGCGGCGGTCGCCCAGCGCGCCCGAGCGGCCGGGCTGCCGCTCCTCGTCTTTCCCGGGGGCACGTTCAACCACTTCGCGAAAGCCGCCCTGCTCGATTCCATGGATGCGACGCTGCGGGCTCTCGCCGCCGGGTCCGGCCGGGAGGTCGACGTCGCGGACCTGACGTTCGGCACGGGCGAGACGATCACCGTGCTGAACACGGCCTCCGTCGGCCTCTATCCCGCGTTCGTCGAGGAGCGCGAGAAGCACGAGAAGCGGCTGGGCAAGCCGATCGCCGCCCTCATCGCGGCCATCCGGGTCGTCCGCCGCGGCGACCCCCTCGAGGTCGAGATCGACGGGCGGACGCGCACGGTCTGGTCCGTGTTCGTGGGCGTCGACCGGTACTACCCGGTCGCCGTCGCACCGATCGAGCGGCGACGGCTCGACGACCACCTGCTCGACGTCCGCATCCTCTTCGCCGACGGGAAGCCGCGCTCCCGCGGCGCCGTCGCGCTCGCCTTCGGCGGCAGGACGGACGCCCTCGTCGCCCGGATGCCCTTCCTGCAGGGCCCTCCTGCGCTGGAGGCGCGGACCGTCGAGGAGATCACCATCGCGGCGCGGGGCGACGACCCCGGCTACGCGCACGACGGCGAAGCGTCCACCGAGACGCCCGGCGAGCCCCGGAGGATCACCCTCCGGGTGCGGCCGGCGGCGTTGACGGTGTACTCGCCGCGCGAGTGA
- a CDS encoding sucrase ferredoxin: MTGLPPRTSVPDAGSGAPGDGVRAESARAPAGAGEWMPCSDRALQRDDPLAGTAGFGERWLLVEIESGWGRHAFFDSALDPALGARVVARAEEAGIRPLAIRRTRLRAPLRRDQTSWRWALVDCRPGREGIRWGAVDDPAELLTLPLDGSAGEPSEAPIYAVCAHARHDQCCAVRGRPVVEALAAEHPELTWECSHLGGDRFAATMIAFPEGLLYGRVGAEDASRVVERHAEGRVVPELLRGRTCLSTVAQAAEAFARAETGDDRIAAFRPLAEHPHPHGWTVELAHGDDRLTVEVGERLSEPLLSTCAATIARPVREFVPVSVSSA, translated from the coding sequence GTGACCGGTCTCCCGCCGCGCACTTCCGTGCCGGATGCCGGCTCCGGGGCTCCCGGAGACGGCGTCCGCGCCGAATCCGCGCGGGCGCCGGCCGGAGCCGGAGAGTGGATGCCGTGCAGCGATCGCGCCCTGCAGCGCGACGACCCGCTGGCCGGCACCGCAGGCTTCGGCGAACGCTGGCTGCTCGTGGAGATCGAGAGCGGATGGGGTCGGCACGCGTTCTTCGACTCCGCCCTCGATCCTGCACTCGGGGCGCGCGTGGTGGCGCGAGCCGAGGAGGCGGGCATCCGTCCGCTCGCGATCCGGCGCACCCGGCTGCGGGCGCCGCTGCGTCGCGACCAGACGTCGTGGCGGTGGGCGCTGGTGGACTGCCGCCCCGGGCGGGAGGGCATCCGCTGGGGCGCGGTGGACGACCCCGCCGAGCTGCTGACGCTTCCGCTCGACGGGAGCGCCGGCGAACCCAGTGAAGCGCCGATCTACGCGGTGTGCGCGCACGCCCGGCACGACCAGTGCTGCGCGGTGCGCGGGCGGCCGGTGGTGGAGGCCCTGGCCGCCGAGCATCCCGAGCTGACCTGGGAGTGCTCCCACCTCGGTGGGGACCGCTTCGCCGCGACGATGATCGCGTTCCCGGAGGGGCTCCTCTACGGCCGGGTCGGCGCGGAGGACGCCTCCCGCGTCGTGGAGCGGCACGCGGAGGGCCGTGTCGTTCCGGAGCTCCTCCGCGGACGCACCTGTCTGAGCACGGTCGCGCAGGCGGCGGAGGCGTTCGCGCGCGCCGAGACCGGAGACGACCGCATCGCGGCGTTCCGGCCGCTGGCCGAGCATCCCCACCCGCACGGCTGGACGGTCGAGCTGGCGCACGGCGACGATCGCCTCACCGTGGAGGTGGGCGAGCGGCTGTCCGAGCCGCTGCTGAGCACGTGCGCTGCGACCATCGCCCGGCCGGTCCGCGAGTTCGTGCCGGTGTCGGTCAGTAGTGCATGA
- a CDS encoding citrate synthase, producing the protein MDRMDDTLIDVPRGLTNVVAARTELGDVRGHEGFYHYRQYSAVDLARERTFEEAWHLLLFGALPTADELAAFRARIAAARSIPPAVIELLPAIARLTSGGDALAGLRMALTAVAAADGARPLYDESADARVEDAIRTAAVTPVLLARLHALADGREPAQPRDDLGYVAGYLHLVTGRVPTQQEERALSAYMTAAIDHGFNASTFAARVIASTGADLASAVGGALGALSGPLHGGAPSRALDTLDEIGTPDRTDEWVRRTLSQGGRVMGFGHAVYRTEDPRSRMLRAFAEGFGGPRVDFAVQVERRVQELLAELKPGRELHTNVEFYAGVVMELCGIPRSMFTPTFAAARVVGWTAHILEQAADGKILRPSSRYVGPAAPEPLPARQEAVR; encoded by the coding sequence ATGGACAGGATGGACGACACCCTCATCGACGTTCCGCGCGGCCTCACGAACGTCGTGGCCGCGCGCACCGAGCTCGGCGACGTGCGCGGGCACGAAGGCTTCTACCACTACCGGCAGTACTCGGCGGTGGATCTCGCCCGGGAGCGGACCTTCGAGGAGGCGTGGCACCTCCTGCTGTTCGGCGCGCTGCCGACCGCCGACGAGCTGGCGGCGTTCCGCGCGCGGATCGCAGCGGCGCGATCGATTCCGCCCGCCGTGATCGAGCTGCTCCCGGCGATCGCGCGGCTGACCTCCGGCGGGGATGCGCTGGCCGGCCTCCGCATGGCGCTCACCGCTGTCGCGGCGGCCGACGGCGCCCGTCCGCTGTACGACGAGAGCGCGGATGCCCGGGTGGAGGACGCGATCCGGACCGCCGCGGTCACCCCCGTTCTGCTTGCACGGCTGCACGCGCTCGCCGACGGCCGTGAGCCGGCGCAGCCCCGCGACGATCTGGGCTACGTCGCCGGGTACCTCCACCTGGTGACCGGGCGCGTTCCGACGCAGCAGGAGGAGCGCGCGCTCAGCGCGTACATGACCGCGGCGATCGACCACGGGTTCAACGCCTCCACGTTCGCGGCGCGGGTGATCGCATCCACCGGGGCGGACCTCGCGTCGGCGGTGGGCGGGGCGCTCGGCGCTTTGTCCGGCCCCCTGCACGGCGGAGCGCCGAGCCGGGCCCTGGACACGCTGGACGAGATCGGCACGCCCGACCGGACGGACGAGTGGGTGCGCCGCACGCTCTCGCAGGGCGGCCGGGTGATGGGCTTCGGGCACGCGGTGTACCGGACGGAGGACCCGCGGTCGCGCATGCTCCGCGCGTTCGCCGAGGGGTTCGGCGGCCCGCGGGTCGACTTCGCCGTCCAGGTCGAGCGGCGCGTGCAGGAGCTCCTCGCCGAGCTGAAGCCGGGACGCGAGCTGCACACGAACGTGGAGTTCTACGCGGGCGTCGTGATGGAGCTGTGCGGCATCCCCCGGTCGATGTTCACGCCGACGTTCGCCGCGGCGCGCGTGGTGGGATGGACGGCCCACATCCTGGAGCAGGCGGCCGACGGGAAGATCCTGCGGCCGTCCTCGCGGTACGTCGGACCCGCGGCGCCGGAGCCGCTGCCGGCGCGGCAGGAGGCCGTGCGCTGA
- a CDS encoding ATP-binding cassette domain-containing protein, producing MGDRDSASPIIEFRGVTKSFGSGDAAVPAVDRLDLTIARGEIFGIIGYSGAGKSTLVRLINALEHPTAGSVIVDGRDLTQLKERELRGVRAGIGMIFQQFNLFRSRTVFGNVAYPLKVAGWPADKRKQRVAELLAFVGLTDKAWSYPDQLSGGQKQRVGIARALATNPDILLADEATSALDPETTSDVLALLARVNRELGVTIVVITHEMEVVRSIADRVAVLDAGRVIEQGTVFEVFSDPQTPTARRFVGTVLRNQPGEADIERLRGKHAGRIVSARIHDDGRLGSVLSDAVGRHNVRFEIVYGGISALQGRSFGSLTLELLGEPGDVDALIAELRAVTEVEEVAA from the coding sequence GTGGGGGACCGCGACAGCGCGTCGCCGATCATCGAGTTCCGCGGCGTCACCAAGAGCTTCGGCTCCGGTGACGCCGCGGTTCCGGCCGTCGACCGGCTCGACCTGACGATCGCGCGCGGCGAGATCTTCGGGATCATCGGCTACTCGGGTGCGGGCAAGAGCACGCTGGTGCGGCTCATCAACGCCCTGGAGCATCCCACCGCCGGGTCCGTGATCGTGGACGGCCGGGATCTCACGCAGCTGAAGGAACGGGAGCTGCGCGGCGTGCGCGCGGGGATCGGCATGATCTTCCAGCAGTTCAACCTGTTCCGCTCGCGCACGGTGTTCGGGAACGTCGCCTACCCGCTCAAGGTCGCGGGGTGGCCGGCGGACAAGCGCAAGCAGCGCGTCGCCGAGTTGCTCGCCTTCGTCGGGCTCACCGACAAGGCGTGGAGCTACCCCGATCAGCTCTCCGGCGGGCAGAAGCAGCGCGTCGGGATCGCCCGAGCGCTGGCGACGAACCCCGACATCCTGCTCGCGGACGAGGCCACCAGCGCGCTCGACCCGGAGACCACGTCGGACGTTCTCGCCCTGCTCGCGCGCGTCAACCGCGAGCTCGGCGTCACCATCGTCGTCATCACGCACGAGATGGAGGTGGTGCGCTCGATCGCGGACCGCGTCGCCGTGCTCGACGCCGGCCGGGTGATCGAGCAGGGCACGGTGTTCGAGGTCTTCTCCGACCCGCAGACGCCGACGGCGCGGCGGTTCGTCGGCACGGTCCTGCGCAACCAGCCGGGGGAGGCGGACATCGAGCGTCTCCGCGGCAAGCACGCCGGGCGGATCGTCTCGGCGCGCATCCACGACGACGGCCGTCTCGGGTCGGTGCTGTCGGACGCGGTGGGCCGCCACAACGTCCGTTTCGAGATCGTCTACGGCGGCATCTCGGCGCTGCAGGGCCGGTCGTTCGGCAGCCTCACGCTGGAGCTCCTCGGCGAGCCCGGCGATGTGGATGCGCTGATCGCCGAGCTCCGCGCGGTGACCGAGGTCGAGGAGGTGGCGGCATGA
- a CDS encoding VOC family protein, whose protein sequence is MTVSLQYSQITVLDPEESLAFYRDALGLDVIQDVTSGDHRWVTLGVAGDDGAAVVLSDPHAGRSQADGDALAQLVVKGSLSPTVFRTDDLDTAFERVRASGAEVLQEPIDQPWGPRDCAFRDPSGNMVRILQSTPATQNA, encoded by the coding sequence ATGACCGTTTCACTCCAGTACTCGCAGATCACCGTCCTCGACCCGGAGGAGTCGCTCGCGTTCTACCGCGACGCCCTCGGCCTCGACGTCATCCAGGACGTCACCTCCGGCGACCACCGCTGGGTCACCCTCGGGGTGGCCGGCGACGACGGCGCGGCCGTCGTGCTCAGCGACCCCCACGCAGGCCGCTCCCAGGCGGACGGCGACGCGCTCGCGCAGCTCGTCGTCAAGGGCTCCCTGAGCCCGACCGTGTTCCGCACCGACGACCTCGACACCGCCTTCGAGCGCGTGCGCGCTTCGGGAGCCGAGGTCCTCCAGGAGCCGATCGACCAGCCGTGGGGTCCTCGCGACTGCGCCTTCCGCGACCCGTCCGGCAACATGGTGCGCATCCTGCAGTCGACACCCGCGACGCAGAACGCCTGA
- a CDS encoding helix-turn-helix transcriptional regulator has translation MSPEELQTLAHLRRARDLIDRDYAKPLDVPTMAARAFMSPAHFSRQFRAAYGETPYSYLMTRRIERAMALLRTGMSVTDACMAVGCTSLGSFSSKFSEVVGMTPTDYRAREHEAVRAMPDCIAKQRTRPVRSKA, from the coding sequence GTGTCACCGGAGGAGCTGCAGACGCTCGCGCACCTGCGCCGGGCCAGGGACCTCATCGACCGCGACTATGCGAAGCCGCTCGACGTCCCGACCATGGCCGCCCGCGCCTTCATGTCGCCCGCGCACTTCTCCCGCCAGTTCCGCGCGGCGTACGGGGAGACGCCGTACAGCTACCTGATGACCCGGCGGATCGAGCGGGCGATGGCGCTGCTCCGCACCGGCATGTCGGTCACCGATGCGTGCATGGCGGTCGGCTGTACGTCGCTCGGCTCGTTCAGCTCGAAGTTCAGCGAGGTCGTCGGGATGACGCCGACCGACTACCGCGCACGGGAGCACGAGGCGGTCCGGGCGATGCCGGACTGCATCGCGAAGCAGCGCACCCGGCCGGTGCGCTCGAAGGCCTGA
- a CDS encoding methionine ABC transporter permease — translation MTDWSTLWPVYLESIGQTLWMVVATLVLGGILGLALGVLLYTTRRGGLLENRALFTVLNVVVNFIRPIPFIIFMTAIAPLTQFVLGTFLGTPAAIFPMTIAATFGISRIVEQNLVTIEPGVIEAARAMGSSPWRIITTLLIPEALGPLILGYTFIFVAIVDLSAIAGSIGGGGLGDFAISYGYQRYNWAVTWIAVITIVVLVQAAQFLGNWLARKALRR, via the coding sequence ATGACCGACTGGTCGACCCTGTGGCCGGTGTACCTGGAGTCCATCGGCCAGACGCTGTGGATGGTCGTCGCCACGCTCGTGCTCGGCGGCATCCTCGGCCTCGCGCTCGGCGTCCTGCTCTACACGACGCGGCGCGGCGGACTGCTCGAGAACCGTGCGCTCTTCACGGTGCTCAATGTGGTCGTCAACTTCATCCGGCCCATCCCGTTCATCATCTTCATGACCGCGATCGCACCGCTGACGCAGTTCGTGCTCGGCACGTTCCTCGGCACGCCCGCCGCGATCTTCCCGATGACGATCGCAGCGACCTTCGGGATCTCGCGGATCGTGGAGCAGAACCTCGTCACCATCGAGCCGGGCGTGATCGAGGCCGCAAGAGCGATGGGGTCGAGCCCGTGGCGGATCATCACGACCCTGCTGATCCCCGAGGCGCTCGGCCCGCTCATCCTCGGCTACACCTTCATCTTCGTCGCCATCGTCGACCTGTCCGCCATCGCCGGCAGCATCGGCGGAGGCGGCCTCGGCGATTTCGCGATCTCGTACGGGTACCAGCGCTACAACTGGGCCGTGACGTGGATCGCGGTGATCACGATCGTCGTGCTGGTGCAGGCCGCGCAGTTCCTCGGGAACTGGCTGGCGCGCAAGGCGCTCCGCCGCTGA
- a CDS encoding BatC protein, with translation MSDINDDDITTDAVGGGEGPADGGANPGGHDGGADGSAAGEGPADGGANPGGHDGGADGSAAGEGPADGGANPGGHDGGADGSA, from the coding sequence ATGAGCGACATCAACGACGACGACATCACCACAGACGCGGTCGGCGGCGGCGAAGGCCCCGCGGACGGCGGAGCGAATCCCGGCGGCCACGACGGCGGAGCCGACGGCTCGGCCGCGGGCGAAGGCCCGGCCGACGGCGGAGCGAACCCCGGCGGCCACGACGGCGGAGCCGACGGCTCGGCCGCGGGCGAAGGCCCCGCCGACGGCGGAGCCAATCCCGGCGGCCACGACGGCGGAGCCGACGGGTCCGCTTGA
- a CDS encoding cupin domain-containing protein: MTTQERGPGDRPALSRCVPVDRAEFAADHWGRKPLFTRAAALPDDFSDLFSIDAVDELVSARAIRTPFVRMAKEGAVLPPSRFTGPGGFGAEVGDQLDSAKVLAEFADGATLVLQGLHRTWPPIAEFARRLAVELGHPAQVNAYITPASSRGFDPHYDVHDVFVLQIAGEKHWRIHEPVHVDPLRDQPWSDRRDAVAARAEEAPAIDETFRPGDALYLPRGWIHSAEALGGVSVHLTIGVAAYTRHDVVREAVARAADAAALRSSLPLGFDPADPEAVAPIVEETVEALIAALSDPSSRSAVADAVAGRLRRRQRSDTPPAPVRPLETIGAAADLTVDSVVAARQGLVPDVTVEVETVTVRLPTKTVALPIAARAAVERLLDGRPVALGELPLDERSAVVVARRLLREGILVPQPGWADAAYPDVDPADDAGVSSDGERSATADFGTATAT; the protein is encoded by the coding sequence ATGACGACCCAGGAGCGCGGGCCGGGCGACCGGCCCGCGCTTTCGCGTTGCGTGCCGGTCGACCGCGCGGAGTTCGCGGCCGACCACTGGGGCCGGAAGCCGCTGTTCACCCGCGCCGCCGCGCTCCCCGACGACTTCTCCGACCTGTTCAGCATCGACGCCGTCGACGAACTCGTCTCGGCGCGCGCCATCCGCACGCCGTTCGTCCGCATGGCGAAGGAGGGAGCCGTCCTCCCGCCGTCGCGGTTCACCGGCCCGGGCGGCTTCGGCGCGGAGGTCGGCGACCAGCTCGACTCCGCGAAGGTGCTGGCGGAGTTCGCGGACGGAGCGACCCTGGTGCTCCAAGGGTTGCACCGCACCTGGCCGCCGATCGCGGAGTTCGCCCGGCGCCTCGCCGTCGAGCTCGGGCATCCCGCCCAGGTCAACGCGTACATCACGCCGGCGTCGTCCCGCGGCTTCGACCCGCACTACGACGTGCACGACGTGTTCGTGCTGCAGATCGCCGGGGAGAAGCACTGGCGCATCCACGAGCCTGTGCATGTCGACCCGTTGCGCGATCAGCCCTGGAGCGACCGCCGCGACGCCGTCGCCGCCCGCGCCGAGGAGGCGCCCGCGATCGACGAGACCTTCCGCCCCGGCGACGCGCTGTATCTGCCGCGCGGATGGATCCACTCGGCGGAGGCCCTCGGGGGCGTCTCTGTGCACCTGACCATCGGCGTCGCCGCCTACACGCGCCACGACGTGGTCCGCGAGGCCGTCGCCCGCGCGGCCGACGCCGCCGCACTGCGCAGTTCGCTCCCGCTCGGGTTCGACCCGGCGGACCCCGAGGCGGTCGCCCCGATCGTCGAGGAGACGGTGGAGGCGCTGATCGCCGCGCTGAGCGACCCCTCCTCGCGTTCTGCGGTCGCCGACGCGGTGGCGGGCCGCCTGCGCCGTCGGCAGCGGTCGGACACCCCGCCCGCTCCCGTCCGCCCGTTGGAGACCATCGGCGCCGCCGCGGATCTGACCGTCGACAGCGTCGTCGCCGCGCGCCAGGGACTCGTCCCGGACGTCACGGTGGAGGTGGAGACGGTCACCGTGCGGCTCCCGACCAAGACGGTGGCGCTGCCGATCGCCGCCCGCGCGGCGGTCGAGCGGCTGCTGGACGGGCGTCCGGTCGCCCTCGGTGAGCTGCCCCTCGACGAGCGCTCCGCGGTCGTCGTCGCGCGGCGGCTGCTGCGCGAGGGGATCCTGGTGCCGCAGCCGGGCTGGGCGGACGCCGCCTACCCGGACGTCGACCCGGCGGATGATGCGGGCGTGTCGAGCGACGGCGAGCGGAGCGCGACCGCCGACTTCGGGACCGCGACAGCGACGTGA
- a CDS encoding MetQ/NlpA family ABC transporter substrate-binding protein, with protein MSDATPSTPALPEKPKRSRTGLFVGIGIAVVAVIVAVVLVVVNLTGSGAATAKSVTVKIGTTEASSPYWAVLKKEAAKEGIDIQTVNFRDYTQANPALADGQLDLNLFQHLQFLANYDVQAKQNLVPIGSTLVVPLPLYSTKHTSLESIPQGGKIAIPNDPTNQARALLVLQKAGLLKLNDGGSTLATPADIDAAASKVTVIPVDAAQTAPALSSADGAIINNNYALTAGIDPKSALFQDDPKSETAEPYINAFVAREKDKDNPTYLKIAKLYHTKAVTDAVLAESKNTAVIVDRPQSDLIGILDGLKKTIEAAK; from the coding sequence ATGTCCGACGCCACCCCGTCCACCCCCGCCCTTCCGGAGAAGCCGAAGCGCTCCCGCACCGGCCTGTTCGTCGGCATCGGCATCGCGGTCGTCGCCGTCATCGTTGCCGTCGTGCTGGTCGTCGTGAACCTCACGGGGTCGGGCGCCGCCACCGCGAAGAGCGTGACGGTGAAGATCGGCACGACCGAGGCGTCCTCGCCGTACTGGGCCGTCCTGAAGAAGGAGGCGGCCAAGGAGGGCATCGACATCCAGACCGTCAACTTCCGCGACTACACGCAGGCGAACCCGGCGCTCGCCGACGGCCAGCTCGACCTCAACCTGTTCCAGCACCTGCAGTTCCTCGCCAACTACGACGTGCAGGCGAAGCAGAACCTGGTGCCGATCGGTTCGACCCTCGTCGTCCCGCTCCCGCTGTACTCGACCAAGCACACCAGCCTCGAGAGCATCCCCCAGGGCGGGAAGATCGCCATCCCGAACGACCCGACCAACCAGGCGCGCGCTCTGCTGGTGCTGCAGAAGGCCGGACTGCTGAAGCTCAACGACGGCGGAAGCACCCTGGCCACGCCCGCCGACATCGACGCCGCCGCCTCCAAGGTCACGGTCATCCCGGTGGACGCGGCCCAGACCGCACCGGCGCTCAGCTCGGCCGACGGCGCCATCATCAACAACAACTACGCCCTGACCGCCGGCATCGACCCGAAGTCGGCGCTGTTCCAGGACGACCCGAAGTCGGAGACCGCCGAGCCGTACATCAACGCCTTCGTCGCCCGTGAGAAGGACAAGGACAACCCGACGTACCTGAAGATCGCGAAGCTGTACCACACGAAGGCCGTGACGGACGCGGTGCTCGCCGAGTCGAAGAACACCGCCGTCATCGTCGATCGCCCCCAGTCCGACCTGATCGGCATCCTCGACGGCCTCAAGAAGACCATCGAGGCGGCCAAGTAG
- a CDS encoding citrate synthase encodes MDALPRLTAEQTAERLGVKLETLYAYVARGRLGRERTADGSSFDPLEVERFAASRRRRPPADADRSEGRPLMVIETDFASIEDGELRYRGRPVDQLAAEPFETVAHWALTGAWDATARFAAGAGLDAARAVAVALPAAAGDRDRQLVAVSAFAAADPLRASLDPVVVASAAERLVAGMVEVLPTHADADPDLPSRLFARLAPRASAAPAADVALLNAALVLLLDHDIAVSTLAARAAASARATPYGVVVAGLGALDSPLHGNASRAAHRLLERVVSGEDPARAVADAVVTTHGPVPGFGQPLYPDGDPRARILLGMIADDPRHAAVTAAVRAVCDVVRERTGAHPNVDLALGAATLALGMRDDAGEVVFATARTVGWIVHAIDEYAQRPLRLRPVGRYTGP; translated from the coding sequence ATGGATGCCCTCCCCCGCCTCACCGCCGAGCAGACCGCCGAGCGGCTCGGTGTGAAGCTGGAGACCCTGTACGCGTACGTCGCGCGCGGGCGGCTCGGCCGCGAGCGCACCGCCGACGGCTCCAGCTTCGATCCGCTGGAGGTCGAGCGCTTCGCCGCGAGCAGGCGGCGGCGACCGCCGGCCGACGCCGACCGCTCGGAGGGCCGCCCGCTGATGGTCATCGAGACGGACTTCGCCTCCATCGAGGACGGCGAGTTGCGCTACCGCGGCCGTCCCGTCGACCAGCTCGCCGCGGAACCGTTCGAGACGGTCGCGCACTGGGCCCTCACCGGAGCCTGGGATGCGACGGCTCGCTTCGCGGCGGGCGCGGGCCTCGACGCAGCCCGGGCCGTCGCCGTCGCCCTCCCGGCCGCGGCGGGAGACCGGGACCGCCAGCTCGTCGCCGTGAGCGCCTTCGCGGCCGCCGACCCGCTGCGCGCCTCCCTCGACCCGGTCGTGGTGGCCTCGGCCGCCGAGCGCCTGGTGGCCGGGATGGTCGAGGTGCTGCCCACGCACGCCGACGCCGACCCCGATCTCCCCTCCCGCCTGTTCGCCCGGCTCGCCCCGCGCGCCTCCGCGGCGCCGGCGGCCGACGTCGCCCTGCTCAACGCCGCCCTCGTGCTGCTGCTCGACCACGACATCGCCGTCTCGACCCTCGCCGCCCGCGCGGCCGCCTCCGCGCGCGCCACCCCCTACGGCGTCGTCGTCGCCGGACTGGGAGCGCTCGACTCGCCCCTCCACGGGAACGCCAGTCGCGCGGCCCACCGTCTGCTGGAGCGCGTCGTCTCCGGCGAGGACCCGGCCCGCGCCGTGGCCGACGCCGTCGTCACAACGCACGGACCCGTCCCTGGGTTCGGCCAGCCGCTCTACCCCGACGGCGACCCCCGGGCGCGCATCCTGCTCGGGATGATCGCCGACGACCCCCGGCATGCCGCCGTCACGGCCGCCGTGCGGGCGGTCTGCGACGTCGTGCGCGAGCGCACCGGCGCGCATCCCAACGTCGACCTCGCTCTCGGTGCCGCCACCCTCGCCCTGGGGATGCGCGACGACGCGGGCGAGGTGGTCTTCGCCACGGCCCGCACGGTCGGCTGGATCGTGCACGCCATCGACGAGTACGCGCAGCGCCCGCTGCGCCTGCGGCCGGTCGGCCGCTACACCGGCCCCTGA